A single window of Oerskovia paurometabola DNA harbors:
- a CDS encoding pseudouridine synthase, translated as MPTPTTPRVPPRRRRIPFQPLPVRDGLNATRVVLPGNGDGSEGAPRWETVLDHLIHRFPDDEPRLREKVDAGEVVDHLGRPVTAETPFAQHARVFLYRDPPVETRVPFEIEMLYQDDDLVVVDKPHFLASIPRGAFIAESALVRLRRDLDLPELSPAHRLDRVTGGVLVLTVRPEVRGPYQTLFAERRVTKVYEAVAGVDPGLELPRVVRSRIHKERGVMRAFEVPGEPNSESLVELLDTREVAVGSGQGEPSTLGLYRLTPHTGKTHQLRLHMNSLGLPILHDNFYPTFYDVRPDDFGRPLQLVSRSIEFVDPLSGKQRRFETTRPLQEWP; from the coding sequence GTGCCCACCCCGACGACCCCCCGTGTCCCGCCGCGTCGCCGACGGATCCCGTTCCAGCCGCTGCCCGTGCGGGACGGGCTCAACGCGACGCGCGTCGTCCTGCCGGGGAACGGTGACGGCAGCGAGGGGGCGCCCCGGTGGGAGACCGTCCTCGACCACCTGATCCACCGCTTCCCCGACGACGAGCCGCGCCTGCGGGAGAAGGTCGACGCGGGCGAGGTCGTCGACCACCTGGGCCGACCCGTGACCGCCGAGACGCCCTTCGCGCAGCACGCGCGCGTCTTCCTCTACCGGGACCCGCCCGTCGAGACGCGTGTACCTTTCGAGATCGAGATGCTGTACCAGGACGACGACCTGGTCGTGGTCGACAAGCCGCACTTCCTGGCGAGCATCCCGCGGGGGGCGTTCATCGCGGAGTCCGCGCTCGTGCGGCTGCGCCGAGACCTCGACCTGCCCGAGCTCTCGCCCGCCCACCGCCTCGACCGCGTCACCGGCGGGGTCCTGGTACTGACCGTACGACCCGAGGTCCGCGGTCCGTACCAGACGCTCTTCGCCGAGCGTCGCGTGACCAAGGTCTACGAGGCCGTCGCGGGCGTCGACCCGGGGCTCGAGCTCCCGCGCGTCGTGCGCAGCCGCATCCACAAGGAGCGCGGCGTCATGCGTGCGTTCGAGGTGCCCGGCGAGCCGAACTCCGAGAGCCTCGTCGAGCTCCTGGACACGCGGGAGGTCGCGGTCGGCTCGGGTCAGGGGGAACCCAGCACGCTCGGCCTCTACCGCCTGACGCCGCACACCGGCAAGACCCACCAGCTCCGGCTGCACATGAACTCGCTCGGTCTGCCGATCCTGCACGACAACTTCTACCCGACGTTCTACGACGTGCGCCCCGACGACTTCGGTCGGCCCCTCCAGCTCGTCTCGCGCTCGATCGAGTTCGTCGACCCCCTCAGCGGGAAGCAGCGGCGGTTCGAGACCACGCGCCCCCTCCAGGAGTGGCCCTAG